One window of the Staphylococcus equorum genome contains the following:
- a CDS encoding RNA polymerase sigma factor, with the protein MIDENDLYRSIIDKKDSESLEILYDRYESLLFNLAYKITKDVQSSEEVLQDVFMKIWNQKAIFKPNKGKMSTWLITLCRNKSIDMLRKNKHIENEFDEDFQGIQNNSLPEYDLLDKEVSEEIKKMISLLNKDQQKIIYLFYYKGLSQQEIADKLQTPLGTVKSRMRLSIKHLNDYSKKHLRRERGEDER; encoded by the coding sequence ATGATAGATGAAAATGATCTTTATAGATCAATAATCGATAAAAAGGACAGTGAGAGCTTAGAAATCCTATATGATCGATATGAGTCATTGTTATTTAATTTGGCTTACAAAATCACAAAAGATGTTCAATCTAGTGAAGAAGTTTTGCAAGATGTTTTCATGAAAATTTGGAATCAAAAAGCAATTTTCAAACCAAACAAAGGAAAAATGTCGACTTGGCTCATTACGTTATGCCGTAATAAATCTATAGATATGTTAAGAAAAAATAAGCATATTGAAAATGAGTTTGATGAGGATTTCCAAGGAATACAAAACAATAGTCTACCAGAATATGACTTATTGGATAAGGAAGTCTCTGAAGAAATTAAAAAAATGATTTCACTTTTAAATAAAGATCAACAAAAGATCATTTATTTGTTTTATTATAAAGGTTTGAGTCAGCAAGAAATTGCTGATAAATTACAAACTCCATTGGGAACTGTTAAGAGTAGAATGAGACTGTCAATTAAGCATTTGAACGATTATTCCAAAAAACATTTAAGAAGGGAGCGTGGAGAAGATGAAAGATAA
- a CDS encoding LysR family transcriptional regulator, translating into MELKTLYYFVTIAKEESITRAANTLHITQPTLSRQIKDLESELGVKLFKRSNHSIYITDEGLLLKKRAEELLEMSHQIQDEFKFIDKNIEGNVYIGCGETKGMQVIANVFKNIQSVYPSIHFHIYSGNAEDIESRLDKGLLDFGIFIQPANLNKYKALNLPSLDHWGVVAKSDSTLAQQTFVTKEDLLTKPLICSRQVLDTTISKNEFADWFGSSFEALNIVGTFNLAYNAGLMVKAGIGYVITLDSIINTSIENKLSFVPLKPKLIAKHNIVWRKDHTFSKAAQLFLEKATEICQ; encoded by the coding sequence ATGGAATTAAAAACCCTATATTATTTTGTAACGATTGCAAAAGAAGAGAGTATAACACGTGCTGCTAACACATTGCACATTACGCAACCAACTTTATCTAGACAAATTAAAGATTTGGAAAGTGAACTAGGTGTAAAACTTTTTAAAAGAAGCAACCACAGTATCTATATTACAGATGAAGGGCTATTACTAAAAAAGAGAGCTGAAGAATTATTAGAAATGTCTCACCAAATACAGGATGAATTTAAATTTATTGATAAAAACATTGAAGGTAATGTCTATATAGGTTGTGGTGAAACTAAAGGGATGCAAGTAATAGCTAATGTTTTTAAAAATATTCAATCAGTGTATCCTAGTATTCATTTTCATATATATAGTGGTAATGCAGAAGATATTGAGAGTCGGTTAGATAAAGGATTGTTGGATTTTGGGATATTTATTCAACCAGCAAACTTAAATAAGTATAAAGCATTAAATTTACCGTCATTAGATCATTGGGGGGTAGTAGCTAAAAGTGATAGTACCTTAGCACAGCAAACTTTTGTAACTAAGGAGGATTTATTAACGAAACCGTTAATTTGTTCCAGACAAGTTTTAGATACAACGATTTCTAAAAATGAATTTGCAGATTGGTTTGGTAGTAGTTTTGAAGCACTGAATATTGTAGGTACTTTCAATTTAGCATATAACGCTGGATTAATGGTCAAAGCTGGCATAGGGTATGTCATCACTTTGGATAGTATTATCAATACTTCTATTGAAAACAAACTTAGTTTTGTACCGCTAAAACCGAAATTAATAGCAAAACATAATATCGTATGGCGCAAAGACCATACTTTTTCTAAAGCAGCACAACTTTTTTTAGAAAAAGCGACGGAAATTTGCCAGTAA
- a CDS encoding anti-sigma factor, producing MKDNRVDKLYDYFNGNLSESEKEQVEKELDLSSESHETLDDLNVLHDSLPYSNQEIEPPTGMKKRILTSVLDEDNNSNEEAEKEQQEDEIDTTSANNNHENQQIAHISKHKKKKSKSVITKRVSIGVIVALLFLSIIGNGVQYFGYKESQNQSSSMINTNDAKPINLNSMARDEVQGQAYLSKSNGTKDRKLMVEANDIEPTEGNEVYQVWILKGEQAHPAGTFASANDKGMVVFDLSNVDVDKEDKIAITLEPSPNNKQPKGQMIMSSNEI from the coding sequence ATGAAAGATAATAGAGTTGATAAGCTATATGATTATTTTAATGGCAATCTGAGCGAAAGTGAAAAAGAGCAAGTTGAAAAAGAATTAGATTTGTCATCTGAAAGCCATGAGACTTTAGACGACTTAAACGTTCTTCACGATTCACTTCCTTATAGTAATCAAGAAATTGAACCGCCAACAGGTATGAAGAAAAGAATTTTAACGTCGGTGCTAGATGAAGACAACAATTCAAACGAAGAAGCAGAAAAAGAACAGCAAGAAGATGAAATTGATACAACAAGTGCAAATAACAATCATGAAAATCAACAAATAGCGCATATTTCGAAACATAAGAAGAAAAAATCTAAAAGTGTTATTACCAAACGCGTATCGATAGGCGTTATAGTAGCGCTATTGTTCTTATCTATTATAGGTAATGGCGTGCAATACTTTGGATATAAGGAATCTCAAAATCAATCATCTTCCATGATTAATACGAATGATGCGAAACCAATAAATTTAAATTCTATGGCCAGAGATGAAGTGCAAGGGCAAGCCTATCTGTCTAAATCTAATGGTACGAAAGATAGAAAATTAATGGTTGAAGCCAATGATATTGAGCCAACAGAAGGTAATGAAGTTTATCAAGTATGGATATTAAAAGGCGAGCAAGCACACCCTGCAGGAACATTTGCGAGTGCGAATGATAAAGGCATGGTTGTTTTTGACTTAAGTAATGTAGATGTTGATAAAGAAGATAAAATAGCAATTACACTAGAACCATCACCTAATAATAAACAACCTAAAGGACAAATGATTATGTCTAGTAATGAAATTTAA